Proteins encoded together in one Papio anubis isolate 15944 chromosome 3, Panubis1.0, whole genome shotgun sequence window:
- the LCORL gene encoding ligand-dependent nuclear receptor corepressor-like protein isoform X3, whose product MPSRKLPKCTLSKESIHLQEELCYQTCITKRTGRNIHIYTHAHNLPQNCDPNIPLVAQELMKKMIRQFAIEYISKSGKTQENRNGSIGPSIVCKSIQMNQAENSLQEEQEGPLDLTVNRMQEQNTQQGDGVLDLSTKKTSIKSEESSICDPSSENSVAGSTVDAKSEEASKMEKRKSALSKVLESLCIHHQQQVLAMLKFLVQEQNAASLCCCNTSCVVSSESQKPLIEDNLYGLFCSCEYRLAEKGCLQNEKQSPGLEPLPVCIKDLNCLSCQTVTVEHIKPVVNRGIADSYNSHRCCSGLLPNIHSTKSAFRSPLLSKEVCDLSVTLKDACRSRSPSPPPLSPVETEGFEKLKDVISEISALENNKLEANINQPPSLTPAEISSNKSDHEDKILKTKKSSNSYSLLSNDSNNSATNHEKGETAVIFQDLMDRINEKLKSIETTDMTSLVQLSSSDCNTYNDLKLGDFITSLLHNAKASDYSFMELLSQHDKKVENKIIQTRFRKRQETLFAMCNSSDSPMFRRQSLQIKRELASLDENFTRKKYTEKSSRKLTQNNDISSSDKGEFYHDQGSSLQNSKRLQDKNAETSFSPNYPLQSLQLPLHSSETNLSFNSFSESFKTTSPEKMSLRKPQEKSADGKQFLQNHRKNPKLSNTQTLLRNDASGLLSRTKRNIVPPGWYSIYVTNNYVFKKSPKAKKVSESITKNVPVKNIHIESSHNIDLNKIAMNSNLQVVVKRLEDTINIANKSWNNQPLSEGCKASKKLIEIDGKDQNTDRNMTLTLNRMTCKEQSLSKSVVASSNIIKSHCMPTMDLNNKRLENLKKSTILDMGRLISSVENVPAKYEGIESSSVSNYSSPIKLMFLSEVKSSEGVKYTLTSVGTSHSNVVLPSEKPTIHHVTEEKTETNEDISNANSENCHSNHYDTDTLQRELNKFNHAKETSGSSTVFIGDINSDKPQEETTDNSSSATDPSFKRKPGRPKKIGPQVVRQIKRPIGRPPKPKTDQTDITVCQNEPVSAGRKSPESLISEVKEGIYKKSITVTVIYGRSRRTKRHVSEGSVNISNLMSLNNNAGDFPTEYNSPRNISEHKINLGERISAVASLTTESEILGSGFEYVRPIKNKSVIPQPSKNIVRPNQKPLAISRKPGRPAKVKISGISVTINRTSPQEREVSISSCLLPLEQENTLGKNLPEEKYDQQCTKMDKIRHTEADIFKNGSKSMIATVPLRHSIRDRKPSLHFLHSLASSSSLIYRNALLHKSYKLHLQKNKSQKEKHRQSKMKIAYKDTPRNRFSRNAKKCLEDNKLVPISEVSLDPIISSNPLLRWWATSASNDSLLEELNNRFEQIANAWVQVSGDEAENCIHKKREHIENDHFKVASPLETCLLELEVSPVKMLFQKKYDLNELCTWFMQTTETQSLSLVRKANARNPLEVINTRGIKLGTKYSDFNASPFRKHFKKFALSSPSKSAEKLHILHKVTNSPLLNVKSNLAIARLKRTEFKRLHHERWKREGKLHNHGTVDWNSKRRNLRFFCQNQFLNKTEGETNADIPLQGKSIVDNQCVLPPEIRGNLQQRVVMPDFKIRASFENKFKSEAKENGTNCSQKDFQKGPRLENVCPNSWRSKTLKDCRIFLRKLNCLEHRNTLKLNTIIYSPESTDSGNTHQTHMEESKRFTLRSHSTRQNSFKKQSKEIENAKANNPSADEFADHLGNSKLSKCINFDKNPDSFEVLSNLNKRKRPPWKTTEVSTKRHKRQSCNSGQMANYFSKSLACYK is encoded by the coding sequence ttcaacTGTTGATGCAAAATCAGAGGAAGcttctaaaatggaaaaaagaaaatcagcattAAGCAAAGTTTTGGAATCTTTGTGCATACATCACCAGCAACAAGTTTTGGCTATGTTGAAATTTCTAGTCCAAGAGCAGAATGCTGCTTCTCTTTGCTGTTGTAATACATCATGTGTTGTGTCTTCAGAATCTCAAAAGCCCTTAATCGAAGATAATTTATATGGTCTGTTCTGTAGTTGTGAATATAGGCTGGCAGAAAAAGGTTGTTTACAAAACGAAAAACAAAGCCCTGGTTTAGAACCTCTGCCAGTctgtattaaagatttaaattgtTTATCTTGCCAAACTGTAACTGTTGAACACATTAAGCCAGTAGTGAATAGAGGAATTGCAGACAGTTATAATTCTCACAGGTGCTGTTCTGGACTGTTACCAAACATTCACTCTACAAAATCAGCCTTTCGTAGTCCTCTTTTGTCAAAGGAAGTATGTGATCTTTCAGTCACTCTTAAAGATGCCTGTAGATCTCGAAGTCCCTCACCCCCACCATTATCACCTGTAGAAACTGAAGGATTTGAAAAATTGAAAGACGTCATCTCAGAGATTTCAGCCTTAGAAAATAACAAACTTGAAGCAAACATTAACCAGCCTCCATCTCTCACACCAGCAGAAATAAGCAGCAATAAGAGTGATCATgaagataaaatacttaaaactaaaaaatccaGTAACTCTTATTCTTTACTCTCAAATGACAGCAATAATTCTGCTACAAATCATGAAAAAGGTGAAACTGCTGTAATTTTTCAAGATTTAATGGATCGCattaatgaaaaactaaaatcaaTAGAAACCACGGATATGACAAGCCTTGTACAGTTATCTAGCAGTGATTGTAATacatataatgatttaaaattggGAGATTTCATAACGTCTCTCTTGCATAATGCAAAAGCCAGTGATTATAGTTTTATGGAATTATTGAGTCAACACgataaaaaggtagaaaataaaattattcagacAAGATTTCGAAAGCGTCAAGAAACTTTATTTGCAATGTGCAACTCCTCTGATTCACCCATGTTTAGAAGGCAGTCTTTACAGATAAAAAGAGAACTTGCTAGTCTCGAtgaaaattttacaagaaaaaaatacaccgAGAAAAGTTCAAGGAAGTTGACACAAAACAATGATATATCTTCATCAGACAAAGGAGAATTCTATCATGACCAAGGGTCTTCTTTACAAAATTCTAAAAGACTTCAAGATAAAAATGCTGAAACATCATTTTCACCAAATTATCCATTACAGTCACTGCAACTACCTCTTCATAGCTCAGAAACTAACttgtcttttaattcattttcagaaAGCTTTAAAACAACTTCCCCTGAGAAAATGAGCTTAAGAAAGCCACAGGAGAAATCTGCAGATGGAAAACAATTTTTGCAAAATCATAGGAAAAATCCAAAGTTAAGTAATACTCAAACTCTTTTGAGAAATGATGCTTCTGGACTTTTGAGCAGAACTAAACGAAATATTGTGCCTCCAGGGTGGTATTCtatatatgtaacaaataattatgtttttaaaaaatcacctaaaGCCAAAAAAGTATCCGAATCCATAACAAAAAACGTTCCAGTGAAAAATATTCACATTGAAAGCTCACACAATATAGACCTAAACAAAATTGCAATGAATTCTAATTTACAAGTTGTTGTGAAGCGTTTGGAAGATACAATAAATATAGCCAATAAATCCTGGAATAATCAGCCATTATCAGAAGGATGTAAAGCATCCAAGAAATTGATAGAAATTGATGGTAAAGATCAAAATACTGACAGAAATATGACTCTTACTCTAAATAGAATGACATGCAAAGAACAGAGCTTATCAAAATCTGTGGTAGCATCCAGCAATATTATCAAAAGTCATTGCATGCCTACAATGGATTTGAATAACAAAAGACTTGAAAATCTGAAAAAGTCAACTATTTTAGATATGGGTCGCTTGATTTCCAGTGTTGAAAATGTACCAGCAAAATATGAAGGTATTGAAAGTTCATCTGTTTCCAACTATTCTAGTCCTATCAAACtcatgtttttatctgaggttaaaAGTAGTGAAGGAGTCAAATATACTTTAACTTCAGTTGGTACTTCCCATTCAAATGTTGTTCTCCCTTCTGAAAAACCTACAATCCATCATGTAactgaagaaaaaacagaaacaaatgaagataTCTCAAATGCGAACTCTGAAAATTGTCACTCCAATCATTATGATACTGAtactcttcaaagagaactaaaCAAATTCAATCATGCAAAAGAAACTTCAGGATCCTCTACAGTGTTTATAGGTGATATAAATAGTGATAAGCCACAAGAAGAAACTACGGACAATTCAAGCAGTGCTACTGAtccatcttttaaaagaaaaccaggTAGACCAAAAAAAATAGGTCCCCAAGTTGTGAGACAGATTAAGCGACCAATTGGAAGACCACCAAAGCCTAAAACTGATCAAACAGACATCACTGTTTGCCAGAATGAGCCCGTTAGTGCTGGAAGGAAAAGCCCAGAATCTCTCATATCAGAAGTAAAAGAAGGTATTTATAAAAAGAGTATTACAGTAACTGTTATTTACGGAAGATCAAGAAGAACTAAAAGGCATGTTTCTGAAGGAAGTGTAAACATAAGCAACCTTATGTCTTTAAACAATAATGCTGGGGATTTTCCAACTGAATATAATAGTCCCAGAAATATTAGTGAACACAAAATTAACTTGGGCGAAAGAATAAGTGCTGTCGCAAGCTTGACTACTGAAAGTGAGATCTTGGGGTCTGGCTTTGAATATGTGAGACCCATCAAGAACAAATCTGTgatacctcagccttccaagaacaTTGTTCGACCAAATCAGAAGCCTTTGGCAATAAGTAGGAAGCCTGGTAGACCAGCAAAAGTGAAAATCTCTGGCATATCTGTGACTATTAATAGAACTTCACCTCAGGAAAGAGAAGTAAGTATTAGCAGCTGCTTGCTTCCTTTAGAACAGGAAAATACGTTAGGAAAAAATCTACCTGAAGAAAAGTATGACCAACAGTGcactaaaatggataaaataaggCACACTGAAGCTGATATATTTAAGAATGGATCAAAAAGTATGATTGCTACTGTACCTTTGAGACATTCTATTAGGGACAGAAAACCATCTCTGCATTTCTTACATTCATTAGCATCTTCTAGCTCACTTATTTATAGAAATGCTCTGCTCCATAAATCATATAAACTGcatttgcagaaaaataaaagtcagaaggAAAAACATAGACAGTCAAAGATGAAAATAGCTTACAAAGATACCCCAAGAAACAGATTTTCACGGAATGCAAAAAAGTGTTTGGAAGATAATAAATTAGTACCTATTTCTGAAGTATCCTTGGATCCTATAATTTCATCAAACCCTTTGCTCAGGTGGTGGGCTACCTCTGCTTCAAATGATTCCTTATTAGAGGAATTAAACAATAGATTTGAGCAAATAGCAAATGCTTGGGTGCAAGTAAGTGGCGATGAAGCTGAAAATTGTATTCATAAAAAAAGAGAGCACATTGAAAATGATCATTTCAAAGTAGCAAGCCCTTTGGAAACTTGTCTTTTAGAACTTGAAGTTTCACCTGTAAAAATGCTTTTTCAGAAAAAGTATGATTTGAATGAACTCTGTACTTGGTTTATGCAAACAACAGAAACACAGTCTCTTTCACTAGTTAGAAAAGCAAATGCCCGAAACCCTTTGGAAGTAATAAATACCAGGGGAATCAAATTAGGGACCAAATATTCTGACTTTAATGCCAGCCCCTTcagaaagcactttaaaaaatttgcacTCTCTTCTCCTTCAAAATCAGCAGAGAAGTTGCATATACTGCATAAAGTGACTAACTCTCCACTCTTAAATGTGAAAAGTAATTTAGCAATAGCTAGATTAAAAAGGACTGAGTTTAAGAGGTTGCATCATGAAAGGTGGAAAAGAGAGGGAAAGCTGCACAACCATGGAACAGTTGACTGGAACTCTAAAAGGAGAAACTTAAGATTTTTCTGCCAgaaccaatttttaaataagactGAGGGAGAAACAAATGCTGACATCCCACTCCAAGGAAAAAGCATAGTAGATAATCAGTGTGTTTTgccacctgagatcaggggtaACTTGCAGCAGAGGGTAGtaatgcctgacttcaaaatacgTGCTAGTTTCGAGAATAAATTTAAGTCAGAAGCAAAAGAGAATGGAACAAATTGCAGCCAAAAAGACTTTCAAAAGGGACCAAGACTAGAAAATGTGTGTCCTAATAGTTGGAGGTCAAAAACCTTGAAAGACTGTAGAAtatttttgaggaagctcaactGTCTTGAACACAGAAATACTTTAAAGCTAAATACAATCATTTACTCTCCTGAATCTACTGACAGTGGAAATACTCATCAAACTCATATGGAAGAATCAAAGCGCTTTACTTTAAGATCTCATTCTACTAggcaaaattcttttaaaaagcaatctaaagaaatagaaaatgctaAAGCAAATAATCCTTCAGCTGATGAATTTGCTGACCATCTTGGCAATAGTAAATTAAGCAAATGTATTAACTTTGACAAGAATCCTGATAGTTTTGAAGTTCTTAGCAatttgaacaaaagaaaaagaccaccATGGAAGACCACAGAAGTATCAACAAAAAGACATAAACGACAGTCATGCAACAGTGGACAAATGGCAAACTATTTTTCCAAATCCCTAG
- the LCORL gene encoding ligand-dependent nuclear receptor corepressor-like protein isoform X4: MKKMIRQFAIEYISKSGKTQENRNGSIGPSIVCKSIQMNQAENSLQEEQEGPLDLTVNRMQEQNTQQGDGVLDLSTKKTSIKSEESSICDPSSENSVAGSTVDAKSEEASKMEKRKSALSKVLESLCIHHQQQVLAMLKFLVQEQNAASLCCCNTSCVVSSESQKPLIEDNLYGLFCSCEYRLAEKGCLQNEKQSPGLEPLPVCIKDLNCLSCQTVTVEHIKPVVNRGIADSYNSHRCCSGLLPNIHSTKSAFRSPLLSKEVCDLSVTLKDACRSRSPSPPPLSPVETEGFEKLKDVISEISALENNKLEANINQPPSLTPAEISSNKSDHEDKILKTKKSSNSYSLLSNDSNNSATNHEKGETAVIFQDLMDRINEKLKSIETTDMTSLVQLSSSDCNTYNDLKLGDFITSLLHNAKASDYSFMELLSQHDKKVENKIIQTRFRKRQETLFAMCNSSDSPMFRRQSLQIKRELASLDENFTRKKYTEKSSRKLTQNNDISSSDKGEFYHDQGSSLQNSKRLQDKNAETSFSPNYPLQSLQLPLHSSETNLSFNSFSESFKTTSPEKMSLRKPQEKSADGKQFLQNHRKNPKLSNTQTLLRNDASGLLSRTKRNIVPPGWYSIYVTNNYVFKKSPKAKKVSESITKNVPVKNIHIESSHNIDLNKIAMNSNLQVVVKRLEDTINIANKSWNNQPLSEGCKASKKLIEIDGKDQNTDRNMTLTLNRMTCKEQSLSKSVVASSNIIKSHCMPTMDLNNKRLENLKKSTILDMGRLISSVENVPAKYEGIESSSVSNYSSPIKLMFLSEVKSSEGVKYTLTSVGTSHSNVVLPSEKPTIHHVTEEKTETNEDISNANSENCHSNHYDTDTLQRELNKFNHAKETSGSSTVFIGDINSDKPQEETTDNSSSATDPSFKRKPGRPKKIGPQVVRQIKRPIGRPPKPKTDQTDITVCQNEPVSAGRKSPESLISEVKEGIYKKSITVTVIYGRSRRTKRHVSEGSVNISNLMSLNNNAGDFPTEYNSPRNISEHKINLGERISAVASLTTESEILGSGFEYVRPIKNKSVIPQPSKNIVRPNQKPLAISRKPGRPAKVKISGISVTINRTSPQEREVSISSCLLPLEQENTLGKNLPEEKYDQQCTKMDKIRHTEADIFKNGSKSMIATVPLRHSIRDRKPSLHFLHSLASSSSLIYRNALLHKSYKLHLQKNKSQKEKHRQSKMKIAYKDTPRNRFSRNAKKCLEDNKLVPISEVSLDPIISSNPLLRWWATSASNDSLLEELNNRFEQIANAWVQVSGDEAENCIHKKREHIENDHFKVASPLETCLLELEVSPVKMLFQKKYDLNELCTWFMQTTETQSLSLVRKANARNPLEVINTRGIKLGTKYSDFNASPFRKHFKKFALSSPSKSAEKLHILHKVTNSPLLNVKSNLAIARLKRTEFKRLHHERWKREGKLHNHGTVDWNSKRRNLRFFCQNQFLNKTEGETNADIPLQGKSIVDNQCVLPPEIRGNLQQRVVMPDFKIRASFENKFKSEAKENGTNCSQKDFQKGPRLENVCPNSWRSKTLKDCRIFLRKLNCLEHRNTLKLNTIIYSPESTDSGNTHQTHMEESKRFTLRSHSTRQNSFKKQSKEIENAKANNPSADEFADHLGNSKLSKCINFDKNPDSFEVLSNLNKRKRPPWKTTEVSTKRHKRQSCNSGQMANYFSKSLACYK, encoded by the coding sequence ttcaacTGTTGATGCAAAATCAGAGGAAGcttctaaaatggaaaaaagaaaatcagcattAAGCAAAGTTTTGGAATCTTTGTGCATACATCACCAGCAACAAGTTTTGGCTATGTTGAAATTTCTAGTCCAAGAGCAGAATGCTGCTTCTCTTTGCTGTTGTAATACATCATGTGTTGTGTCTTCAGAATCTCAAAAGCCCTTAATCGAAGATAATTTATATGGTCTGTTCTGTAGTTGTGAATATAGGCTGGCAGAAAAAGGTTGTTTACAAAACGAAAAACAAAGCCCTGGTTTAGAACCTCTGCCAGTctgtattaaagatttaaattgtTTATCTTGCCAAACTGTAACTGTTGAACACATTAAGCCAGTAGTGAATAGAGGAATTGCAGACAGTTATAATTCTCACAGGTGCTGTTCTGGACTGTTACCAAACATTCACTCTACAAAATCAGCCTTTCGTAGTCCTCTTTTGTCAAAGGAAGTATGTGATCTTTCAGTCACTCTTAAAGATGCCTGTAGATCTCGAAGTCCCTCACCCCCACCATTATCACCTGTAGAAACTGAAGGATTTGAAAAATTGAAAGACGTCATCTCAGAGATTTCAGCCTTAGAAAATAACAAACTTGAAGCAAACATTAACCAGCCTCCATCTCTCACACCAGCAGAAATAAGCAGCAATAAGAGTGATCATgaagataaaatacttaaaactaaaaaatccaGTAACTCTTATTCTTTACTCTCAAATGACAGCAATAATTCTGCTACAAATCATGAAAAAGGTGAAACTGCTGTAATTTTTCAAGATTTAATGGATCGCattaatgaaaaactaaaatcaaTAGAAACCACGGATATGACAAGCCTTGTACAGTTATCTAGCAGTGATTGTAATacatataatgatttaaaattggGAGATTTCATAACGTCTCTCTTGCATAATGCAAAAGCCAGTGATTATAGTTTTATGGAATTATTGAGTCAACACgataaaaaggtagaaaataaaattattcagacAAGATTTCGAAAGCGTCAAGAAACTTTATTTGCAATGTGCAACTCCTCTGATTCACCCATGTTTAGAAGGCAGTCTTTACAGATAAAAAGAGAACTTGCTAGTCTCGAtgaaaattttacaagaaaaaaatacaccgAGAAAAGTTCAAGGAAGTTGACACAAAACAATGATATATCTTCATCAGACAAAGGAGAATTCTATCATGACCAAGGGTCTTCTTTACAAAATTCTAAAAGACTTCAAGATAAAAATGCTGAAACATCATTTTCACCAAATTATCCATTACAGTCACTGCAACTACCTCTTCATAGCTCAGAAACTAACttgtcttttaattcattttcagaaAGCTTTAAAACAACTTCCCCTGAGAAAATGAGCTTAAGAAAGCCACAGGAGAAATCTGCAGATGGAAAACAATTTTTGCAAAATCATAGGAAAAATCCAAAGTTAAGTAATACTCAAACTCTTTTGAGAAATGATGCTTCTGGACTTTTGAGCAGAACTAAACGAAATATTGTGCCTCCAGGGTGGTATTCtatatatgtaacaaataattatgtttttaaaaaatcacctaaaGCCAAAAAAGTATCCGAATCCATAACAAAAAACGTTCCAGTGAAAAATATTCACATTGAAAGCTCACACAATATAGACCTAAACAAAATTGCAATGAATTCTAATTTACAAGTTGTTGTGAAGCGTTTGGAAGATACAATAAATATAGCCAATAAATCCTGGAATAATCAGCCATTATCAGAAGGATGTAAAGCATCCAAGAAATTGATAGAAATTGATGGTAAAGATCAAAATACTGACAGAAATATGACTCTTACTCTAAATAGAATGACATGCAAAGAACAGAGCTTATCAAAATCTGTGGTAGCATCCAGCAATATTATCAAAAGTCATTGCATGCCTACAATGGATTTGAATAACAAAAGACTTGAAAATCTGAAAAAGTCAACTATTTTAGATATGGGTCGCTTGATTTCCAGTGTTGAAAATGTACCAGCAAAATATGAAGGTATTGAAAGTTCATCTGTTTCCAACTATTCTAGTCCTATCAAACtcatgtttttatctgaggttaaaAGTAGTGAAGGAGTCAAATATACTTTAACTTCAGTTGGTACTTCCCATTCAAATGTTGTTCTCCCTTCTGAAAAACCTACAATCCATCATGTAactgaagaaaaaacagaaacaaatgaagataTCTCAAATGCGAACTCTGAAAATTGTCACTCCAATCATTATGATACTGAtactcttcaaagagaactaaaCAAATTCAATCATGCAAAAGAAACTTCAGGATCCTCTACAGTGTTTATAGGTGATATAAATAGTGATAAGCCACAAGAAGAAACTACGGACAATTCAAGCAGTGCTACTGAtccatcttttaaaagaaaaccaggTAGACCAAAAAAAATAGGTCCCCAAGTTGTGAGACAGATTAAGCGACCAATTGGAAGACCACCAAAGCCTAAAACTGATCAAACAGACATCACTGTTTGCCAGAATGAGCCCGTTAGTGCTGGAAGGAAAAGCCCAGAATCTCTCATATCAGAAGTAAAAGAAGGTATTTATAAAAAGAGTATTACAGTAACTGTTATTTACGGAAGATCAAGAAGAACTAAAAGGCATGTTTCTGAAGGAAGTGTAAACATAAGCAACCTTATGTCTTTAAACAATAATGCTGGGGATTTTCCAACTGAATATAATAGTCCCAGAAATATTAGTGAACACAAAATTAACTTGGGCGAAAGAATAAGTGCTGTCGCAAGCTTGACTACTGAAAGTGAGATCTTGGGGTCTGGCTTTGAATATGTGAGACCCATCAAGAACAAATCTGTgatacctcagccttccaagaacaTTGTTCGACCAAATCAGAAGCCTTTGGCAATAAGTAGGAAGCCTGGTAGACCAGCAAAAGTGAAAATCTCTGGCATATCTGTGACTATTAATAGAACTTCACCTCAGGAAAGAGAAGTAAGTATTAGCAGCTGCTTGCTTCCTTTAGAACAGGAAAATACGTTAGGAAAAAATCTACCTGAAGAAAAGTATGACCAACAGTGcactaaaatggataaaataaggCACACTGAAGCTGATATATTTAAGAATGGATCAAAAAGTATGATTGCTACTGTACCTTTGAGACATTCTATTAGGGACAGAAAACCATCTCTGCATTTCTTACATTCATTAGCATCTTCTAGCTCACTTATTTATAGAAATGCTCTGCTCCATAAATCATATAAACTGcatttgcagaaaaataaaagtcagaaggAAAAACATAGACAGTCAAAGATGAAAATAGCTTACAAAGATACCCCAAGAAACAGATTTTCACGGAATGCAAAAAAGTGTTTGGAAGATAATAAATTAGTACCTATTTCTGAAGTATCCTTGGATCCTATAATTTCATCAAACCCTTTGCTCAGGTGGTGGGCTACCTCTGCTTCAAATGATTCCTTATTAGAGGAATTAAACAATAGATTTGAGCAAATAGCAAATGCTTGGGTGCAAGTAAGTGGCGATGAAGCTGAAAATTGTATTCATAAAAAAAGAGAGCACATTGAAAATGATCATTTCAAAGTAGCAAGCCCTTTGGAAACTTGTCTTTTAGAACTTGAAGTTTCACCTGTAAAAATGCTTTTTCAGAAAAAGTATGATTTGAATGAACTCTGTACTTGGTTTATGCAAACAACAGAAACACAGTCTCTTTCACTAGTTAGAAAAGCAAATGCCCGAAACCCTTTGGAAGTAATAAATACCAGGGGAATCAAATTAGGGACCAAATATTCTGACTTTAATGCCAGCCCCTTcagaaagcactttaaaaaatttgcacTCTCTTCTCCTTCAAAATCAGCAGAGAAGTTGCATATACTGCATAAAGTGACTAACTCTCCACTCTTAAATGTGAAAAGTAATTTAGCAATAGCTAGATTAAAAAGGACTGAGTTTAAGAGGTTGCATCATGAAAGGTGGAAAAGAGAGGGAAAGCTGCACAACCATGGAACAGTTGACTGGAACTCTAAAAGGAGAAACTTAAGATTTTTCTGCCAgaaccaatttttaaataagactGAGGGAGAAACAAATGCTGACATCCCACTCCAAGGAAAAAGCATAGTAGATAATCAGTGTGTTTTgccacctgagatcaggggtaACTTGCAGCAGAGGGTAGtaatgcctgacttcaaaatacgTGCTAGTTTCGAGAATAAATTTAAGTCAGAAGCAAAAGAGAATGGAACAAATTGCAGCCAAAAAGACTTTCAAAAGGGACCAAGACTAGAAAATGTGTGTCCTAATAGTTGGAGGTCAAAAACCTTGAAAGACTGTAGAAtatttttgaggaagctcaactGTCTTGAACACAGAAATACTTTAAAGCTAAATACAATCATTTACTCTCCTGAATCTACTGACAGTGGAAATACTCATCAAACTCATATGGAAGAATCAAAGCGCTTTACTTTAAGATCTCATTCTACTAggcaaaattcttttaaaaagcaatctaaagaaatagaaaatgctaAAGCAAATAATCCTTCAGCTGATGAATTTGCTGACCATCTTGGCAATAGTAAATTAAGCAAATGTATTAACTTTGACAAGAATCCTGATAGTTTTGAAGTTCTTAGCAatttgaacaaaagaaaaagaccaccATGGAAGACCACAGAAGTATCAACAAAAAGACATAAACGACAGTCATGCAACAGTGGACAAATGGCAAACTATTTTTCCAAATCCCTAG